A single region of the Bacillus carboniphilus genome encodes:
- a CDS encoding 8-oxo-dGTP diphosphatase, which produces MHIPYTICFLYQHDQLLMLLRNKAPNKGKWNGLGGKIEENESLEESILREIKEESGLTVHDILYKGVVTWNNKSGMHVFTGTDYSGDIHSTYEGQVGWKPLEWVLSSNEVVSNIPYFIQTVLFDSKPFEHAFTYNEDGEITVYKKSSLLLKTT; this is translated from the coding sequence TTGCACATCCCATACACGATTTGTTTTTTATATCAACATGACCAACTTCTAATGCTACTTAGAAATAAGGCCCCCAATAAAGGAAAGTGGAACGGATTAGGAGGAAAAATAGAAGAGAATGAATCGTTAGAAGAAAGCATTTTACGAGAAATAAAAGAGGAGAGTGGCCTAACGGTTCACGACATCTTGTATAAGGGAGTCGTGACATGGAACAATAAAAGTGGAATGCATGTGTTTACAGGTACTGATTACTCGGGGGACATCCATTCTACTTATGAAGGGCAAGTTGGATGGAAACCGTTAGAATGGGTTTTATCATCAAACGAAGTCGTATCTAATATTCCATACTTCATTCAAACGGTTTTATTTGATTCAAAACCTTTCGAACACGCCTTTACGTATAATGAAGATGGAGAAATTACAGTTTATAAGAAATCTTCCTTGTTACTGAAAACTACATAA
- a CDS encoding HesB/YadR/YfhF family protein, translated as MKLQLDQAAFEWYKNEMHLEKGDAVRLFVRYGGCSTVQSGFSLGVMKEQPIDIGVATEVDGVTFYIEEKDIWYLDDHSLRITLNETYNEPSFDFYKES; from the coding sequence ATGAAGTTACAACTAGACCAAGCGGCATTTGAATGGTATAAAAATGAAATGCACTTAGAAAAGGGCGATGCAGTTCGTCTCTTTGTTCGTTACGGTGGATGTAGTACAGTACAGAGCGGGTTTTCATTAGGTGTTATGAAAGAGCAACCTATTGATATCGGAGTAGCAACTGAGGTGGATGGTGTTACATTCTATATAGAAGAAAAAGATATTTGGTATTTAGATGATCACTCACTAAGAATTACACTAAATGAGACGTATAATGAGCCTTCATTTGATTTTTATAAGGAATCATAA